A single window of Anomaloglossus baeobatrachus isolate aAnoBae1 chromosome 5, aAnoBae1.hap1, whole genome shotgun sequence DNA harbors:
- the BLCAP gene encoding apoptosis inducing factor BLCAP yields the protein MYCLQWLLPVLLIPKPLNPALWFSHSMFMGFYLLSFLLERKPCTICALVFLGALILICYSCWGNCFLYHCTDSQLPESAHDPAVVGT from the coding sequence ATGTACTGTTTACAATGGCTGCTCCCCGTTCTCCTGATCCCCAAGCCTCTGAATCCAGCACTTTGGTTCAGTCACTCGATGTTCATGGGCTTCTACCTTCTGAGCTTCTTACTGGAGAGGAAGCCGTGCACCATCTGCGCCTTGGTCTTCCTGGGAGCCCTCATCCTTATCTGCTACAGCTGTTGGGGCAATTGCTTTTTGTATCATTGCACTGACAGCCAACTCCCAGAATCGGCCCACGACCCGGCAGTAGTAGGCACCTAA